A segment of the Frankineae bacterium MT45 genome:
TTCGGTACGCACAACCTGGCGAGCCTGCCGGTGCTGCTGGAACGGGCCCGGCACAACGCGTCGGCCCAGGTCGAGATCGTGGAGGCATTGCAGAACTTCCCGTCTGACCTGCCCAGCCGTCGCGACTCCCCCTTCTCCGCCTGGGTCTCGGTCTCGGTGGGGTGCGACAACACCTGCACGTTCTGCATCGTGCCGAGCCTGCGGGGCGCGGAGACCGATCGCCGCCCGGGCGATGTACTGGCCGAGATCGAGGCGCTCGTGGCGACCGGAGTAGTCGAAGTGACGCTGCTGGGACAGAACGTCAACTCCTACGGACGCTCGTTCGGCGACCGGCTCGCCTTCGGAAAGCTGCTGCGGGCCTGCGGGCAGATTGATGGCCTCGATCGGGTTCGCTTTACCAGTCCTCACCCGCGCGACTTCACCGATGACGTCATCGACGCCATGGCCGAGACGCCGAACGTCTGCCCGCAACTGCACATGCCGCTGCAGTCCGGATCAGACGAGATCCTGCGGGCCATGCGACGCTCCTACCGCCAGCAGCGGTACCTCCAGATCATCCAGAATGTCCGCGCCCGCATGCCGCACGCGGCGATCACCACCGACATCATCGTGGGCTTTCCCGGCGAGACTGAGGCCGACTTCCAGTTGACCCTCGACACCGTCGCCCAGGCCCGCTTCGCCAGCGCCTTCACCTTTCAGTACTCCAAGCGACCGGGTACCCCAGCGGCGACGATGCCGAACCAGATACCCAAGGAGATCGTTCAGGAGCGCTACGAACGCCTCGTCGCCCTTCAGGAGACGATCTCCGGCGAGCAGGGGAACGCCCTCATCGGAACCGAGGTCGAGGTACTCGTGAACTCCACGGACGGCCGCAAGGACGCCTCGACCGGGCGCGTCTCCGGACGCGCGCGGGACGGCCGGCTGGTGCACGTCGCGGTCGAGCGAGCGGGTGGGCAGGAAGCCGCGACGGTCGCAGCCGGCGACGTACTGCGGTCTCGCGTGACCTATGCGGCACCGCATCACCTGGTCGCCGACGACGGCATCATCGAGTACCGGCGCTGGCGGGGCACTGGGACAGCGACGCACTCCGCCACAGTGAACGGCTCGATGCCGGCACTGCTGAGCATCGGTTCCCGCCCGCCGGCCTGACCGTCCGGCTCTAACCTCGCGTCATCCCAGCCTGGGCATCGACGGAGGGCAGTAGGTGGCTACTCCGATGGCAGCAGGGCCCGCCGATCGGCGACCTCCTGCTGGGCCTTGGCGATGCGGGCGGCGTCGCCTGACTTCTTGGCCCGCTCCAATTTCGCCTCCGCCTCGGCCAGTCGCTCGCGAAGGGCGCTGAGGAACGGGTTGCTCTCCGCGCTGCCGCGTCGCCACTCGGCGTCCGCTGCATCGGCGACGCGCTTCTCGGCCGCCCGCATCCGGTCGTCGGTGCGCCGCATCGCGTCCCGCGGAATGTGACCGACCTCTTCGAAGCGGGACTGGATGTCGCGCAGCGTCGACTGCGCCTGCTTGACGTCGCTGACGTCGATGGCCTCCGCCTCGGCGACGAGTTCAAGCTTCTTCGTGAGGTTCGCCGACTGTTCGGCGTCCCGCTCGGAGAAGGTGGCTGAGCGTCGCGCGAAGAACGCATCCTGGGCGGCCCGGAATCGCGTCCAGAGCGCGTCCTCCACGTTGCGGTTGCCGCGCGGAGCGGCCTTCCACTGATCCATAAGACCACGCAACGCCGCCGCGGTCTCTTTCCAATCGGTGGAGTCGGAGAGCGCCTCAGCCTGGGCTACCAGCTGCTCCTTCGTGCTCTTGGCTACCCCGCGCTGCTCGTCGAGCTGGGCGAAGTGCTGTCCCCGGCGCTTGCCGAAGGCATCGCGGGCCGCCGCGAACCGCTTCCAGAGGGCCTCGTCGGTCTTCCGGTCGATGCCCTTGATGAGCTTCCACTCATCGACGATGGTGCGCAGCCGGTCGCCGGAGGTCTTCCACGACGTCGCGGAAGTCGCGATCTTCTCCGCCTCGGCGACCAACGCCTCCTTGGCTGCGATGGCCTCGCTGCGGGCCTGCTGACGAGCGGCGGCGCTGGCGACGATCTTCTCGTCGCTCTTGCCGAGCAGTGTCTGCAGTCGGGCGTCCAGGCCGGCCACGTCGCCCACGACGGAGGCGGTCTGCAGCTGCTCGCGAAGCGCGCTCGCCTGGACGCGGGTGGCCGCCGGATCACCGGCGCCGGAGTTGAGGCGCTGCTCGAGGAGTGTCACCTCGGTTTCCATGTCCTCGAAGTGTCGCGAGTAGTAGGCGAGGCCAGCTTCAGCGTCCCCTGCCTGCCACGATCCGACGACCCGTTCACCATCAGCTGTTCGGACGTACACCGTTCCGTCAGGATCGATGCGTCCCCATTCGGAGCCCATGACACTGAATTAGACACGAGAGCTTCACCGAACGCGACAGCCGGATAGCCTGCAAGCGTGATTACCGGCATCGCGTTCTGCCCGCACCCGCCAGCGATGGTCCCAATCGTGGGCGGCGCGGCGGCCGTAGATCTGGCCGATCTGCGCTCTGCCGCCCTGGACGCGCTGCATTCTGTGCTGCCCGAGACCGGCGATCAGATCGTGCTCATCGGCGCCGGAGAGGTGAGTCAGGCCCACTCCCCGCTGAGCTGGGGGAGCTTCGGCGGCTTCGGCGTCGATCTGCGGGTGGCGCTGGGTTCGCCCGGCTGCGGCGGCCGCGGCGACTTGCCACTGTCCTTGACCGTCGGCGCCTGGCTCCTCGGTCAGGTGCTCGGTCCGCGCAGCGGGGCGCTGGGATTCAGCGTCGCCCCCGGCTTTGCCGCCAGCCCAGCCGCCCTGGAGCTACTTCGACTGGCCCAATCGCAGGACGTTCGACTCGTCGTTCTCGGGGACGGCAGCGCCCGGCGGGCGACCACCTCGCCGGGGTATCTCGACCCCCGCGCGACTGCCTTCGACGCGTTCGTCGAGGCAGCACTGCGAGAAGGCGACGGCGGCGCTCTGAGCGACCTGGACGAGCAACTGGGCGACGCCCTACTGGCGGCAGGCGTCCCGGCCTGGCGGGCGGCAGGAGCCCTTCTGGAGGGTGCCGAATACGACGCGCAGCTGCTCTACTCCGACGATCCGTTCGGCGTGCAGTACTTCGCCGCCGCCTGGAAGCCGCGGGACGCGCGTGTCTGAGGCCCGTGGGGGTCGGCCTGAGGTGGTGGCCGTCGTGGGGCCGACTGCGACGGGCAAATCCGATCTTGCCGTCGCCCTGGCCCGTGAATTGGACGGAGAGATCATCAACGCCGACTCGATGCAGCTCTACGTCGGTATGGATATTGGTACCGCCAAGCTCACCATCGATGAGCGCGGCGGAATCGTCCACCACCTCCTCGACGTCTGGCCGCTGTCTCGCTCGGCCGCGGTGGCTCAGTACCAGGCGTTGGCCCGGGCCGCGATCGCGGATGTGCGCCAGCGAGGACGTCTGCCCATTCTGGTCGGCGGGTCGGGGTTGTACCTGCGGGGAGCGCTGGATAACCTCGAGTTTCCGGGGGAGTCCCCCGAGATTCGGGGCCGGCTGGCGGCCGAGTTGGACGAGTTCGGCTCGGCGCAGATGCATGCCCGTCTGGCCACCCTCGACGCAGCCGCGGCCGAGGCGATCCTGCCCACGAATTCCCGTCGCATCCTGCGAGCACTGGAGGTCATCGAGATCACCGGTGCGCCGTTTCTGGCGACGATGCCCGCTTTCGAGTCGGTCTACGAATGCCTGCAGATCGGGTTGGATCGCGGCGATCTAGACCAGCGAGTGGAACTGCGGGTCGATCGGATGATGGAGCAGGGTCTGCTAACGGAGATACGGGCACTGCTGCCCTACGGGCTGCGGGAGAGTCCGACGGCCGGGAAGGCTCTCGGGTACGCCCAGTTGCTGAACTGCCTGAACGACGCCGGCGAGGTGACCGGCGACCTGCAGGAGGCGGTGGCGATCACGGTCCGAGCAACCCGGCGCTTCGTGCGGCGGCAGCGTTCCTGGTTTCGTCGCGATCCTCGCATCCGCTGGCTCGACGGCGCCTCCGCCGACGTCGCGGGGCAAGCATTGCGGCTCGCGCTGCCCTAGGCTTGGCCCGTGGATGCGCTTCGGGTCGTCAAGGGACACGGCACAGAGAACGACTTCGTCATCGTGCCTGATATTGACAACAAGCTCGAGCTCACTGATGACCTGGTTCGGGCGATCTGCGACCGCCGGGCTGGAATCGGCGCCGACGGTGTACTGCGTGTCGTCGGGACCGGGCATGAACCGACGTTGGCTGGGCATCAGCCGATCGCGCCCTACTTCATGGATTACCGCAATGCTGACGGCTCGATCGCCGAGATGTGCGGCAACGGCGTGCGCGTCTTCGTCCGGTATCTGCAGAGCGAGGGGCTGGTCGGCGAGCGGGTAGTGGTGGCGACTCGCGGCGGCCTCAAACCGACCTGGCTCAACGACGACGGCAGCATCAGTGTCGAAATGGGGCAGCCGGAGATTCTCGAGCAGCGGCCGAAGGTTTTGGTTGACGGAGGGGAGAGGCTCGACTCCAGTTGGGCCCTCAACATCCCCAATCCGCACGTCATCGTGCCGCTAGGCTCCGTGGCTGAACTCGAAGCCCTTAACCTCGATCGGGCTCCACAGGTGCAGGCGCCGCTTCCTGATGGGCAGAACATCGAATTCGTGGTGCGGCTAGATTCGCGCCATCTCCGGATGCGTGTCCATGAGCGAGGCGTCGGTGAGACCCGATCCTGCGGGACCGGCATCTGCGCGGCTGTAGTCGCCTCAGCTCTCAGCGAGGACGCGGCCCGTGACGAGAGCCGATGGCGCGTCGATGTGCCGGGCGGGACCTGCAGCGTCGTGTGGCGCGCGGACGGCAGTGTCGTGATGACCGGCCCGGCGGTTCTCGTTGCGTCGATTGAGTTCCGGGGCGACTGGCTGGCCCGGCTGCGGCCGAACGCGTGACGGAGTTCGCTCTCAGCTAGGGCAAATGAATGGCGAAGTGGGACGCGGACGTGTCACGCTTACAGTCACGATGACAGAATCTCTCGACGACGACCTTGCGCTCCGCTCCAGCGGTGACGATCCGTTCGCTGACGAACCGTTGGACGCCTTCGACGACGACGTCGTGATCGACGACAGTCGCCGCCATATCCACGGCGGATCAGGCACGGGAGATTTCGAACTCTCCGAGCGTCAGGCGCTGCGCCGGGTCGCCGGCCTCTCGACGGAACTTCAAGACGTCACCGAGGTCGAATACCGACAGCTGCGCCTGGAACGGGTCGTGCTGGTCGGCGTCTGGACGGCCGGAACACTGGCCGAGGCGGAGAATTCGCTGGCCGAGCTAGCTCGCCTGGCTGAGACCGCCGGCTCGCAGGTCATGGACGCGTTGATCCAACGGCGCGACCGGCCGGACCCGGCGACGTATATCGGGTCGGGCAAGGCCAAGGAACTCCGGGACATCGTCAACGGCGAGAACGCCGACACCGTCATCTGCGACGGCGAGCTGACTCCGGGTCAGCTCCGCCAGTTGGAGCAGGTCGTGAAGGTCAAGGTCGTCGATCGGACGGCCCTCATCCTCGACATCTTCGCCCAGCATGCCCGCTCCAAGGAGGGCAAGGCTCAGGTCGAATTGGCCCAGATGCAGTACATGCTGCCCCGCCTGCGCGGTTGGGGTGAGTCGCTCTCCCGGCAGGTCGGTGGGCGGGCCGCCAATGGTGTCGGGATCGGCGGCCGCGGCCCGGGTGAGACGAAGATCGAGATCGATCGGCGTCGGATCAATACTCGGATGGCCAAACTCCGGCGTGAGATCGCCGGAATGAAGACGGCGCGGGACGTGAAGCGCTCGCGACGTCTGGATCACCGGGTGCCGAGCGTCGTCCTGGCCGGCTACACGAACGCGGGGAAGTCGTCGCTGCTCAATCGCCTCACCGACGCCGGCGTGCTCGTCGAGAATGCGCTCTTCGCGACCCTCGATCCCACCGTCCGGCGTTCGGAGACGGCTGATGGCCGGATCTTTACGCTCGCCGACACCGTGGGGTTTGTCCGGCATCTGCCGCACCAGCTGATCGAGGCCTTCCGCTCGACCTTGGAAGAGGTTGCCGAAGCGGACCTCATTCTGCACGTGGTCGATGCCTCCGATCCGGATCCGCAGGCCCAGATTCGCGCGGTTCACGAGGTGCTCGCCGACATCGACGCGACCTCGGTGGCCGAGCAGATCATCTTCAACAAGACCGATCTTGCCGACCCGGCCGTCCTGCTGCAGTTGCGCCGGCTTGTCCCGGATGCGCTCTTCGTTTCGGCACGCTCCGGACGTGGGCTCGATGCCGTCCGGGCGTTGATCGAGGAGCGTCTGCCACGGCCCGATATCCAGGTTTCGGTGCTGCTGCCGTACACCCGCGGCGATCTCGTGGCCCGCATCCACGCGGACGCCCAGATGGACAGCGAGTCACACACCGAACACGGCACCGCGATCTCGGCACGGGTCAGCCAGGAACTGGCGGGTGCTCTGGAGCCGTTCTTGCAGCTAGACGGCGTACCCTCGACCTAGTTGCTCATCACCGCTGCAGCGCCGGACCACGGTCATTCGCCGCCCGGAGCGCCGCTGCCGCACAGAACCAAAGGAAGCGATATGGGATTCGATTCGCCGTCGCATTGGCTGATTGTCATCGCGGTCGTCGCCGTGCTTTTCGGATACAAGAAGCTGCCTGAAATGTCGCGTTCGGTGGGACGTTCGCTGCGCATCTTCAAGACTGAGATGAAGGGCCTGGGCGACGACGACGCCACCCGTGACGCCGCTGCCAAGAGCACGGAGACAGTAGTGGCCCCCGAGGCCGCACTGCCGACGCCTCCTCCGCCCGCTCCTCCGGCGCCACCCGTGACCAACGGTGCCGACGTGAGCCTCAACAAGCCCGTCCCGGCCGATCGCCCGGCGACGCACGAGTAATTCCGGGCTCGCGCCTGCTGCGTCCCCGGCTAGAGCTTTCGCAGCACGGTGACGACCCGTCCCAGCACAGTGGCGTTGGTGCCGTCGATCGGCTGATAGGCCGTGTTGTGAGGCAGCAGCCAGACCTTGCCCTCCCGGCGCTGGAACGTCTTCACCGTGGCTTCGCCGTCGATCATGGCGGCCACGATGTCTCCGTTGTTCGCGTTGGGCTGCTGACGCACGACTACCCAGTCTCCGTCGGAGATCGCCGCGTCGACCATTGACTCGCCGACCACCTTGAGCAGAAAGAGCGTTCCCTCCCCGACGAGCGCGCGGGGGAGCGGGAAGACGTCCTCGACCAGCTCCTCGGCGAGGATGGGGCCACCGGCGGCGATTCGGCCGACGACTGGAACGTAGGCCGGAGTCGGGACTTGGGGAACATCTTCGGCGACGGAGCCGTGGGCGGGATCGTCGGCGAGGCGAACGTCGACCGCGCGGGGACGGTTGGGGTCGCGCCGAAGGTAGCCCTTCTGCTCGAGGGCACGAAGCTGGTGGGCGACGCTGGATGTCGACGAGAGACCGGCCAGTTCGCAGATCTCTCGGATGCTCGGCGGGTACCCGCGGTCTTGGACCGAATCACGAATGATCTCGAGTATGCGGCGCTGGCGCACGGTGAGGCCGTCACCGCGCACGAGACGCTCGGGGAACTCGCTGACATTGGTCGCCTGGAGCGCCTCGATCTCCATGCGCGTCGGTGCGCCGGCACGCCCCGGTACCCGCAGCGCAGCCGAGTTGGCTGCTGTTGAACCTTTTCGCTTTGTTGCCGCCGCAGCGTTGGCGGCCTGAGCGGCCGGCTGGGGCAGCCCGGTGCCGCGAATCACAGGGCTCCGCTTGGCTGACGTCTTCGCGGCGGTCTTGCCTTCGCTCGCCTTCGCAGTGCCCCTACTGGACTGCTTTGGAGTAGACGGATCTGAGCCGGAGTTACGAGGCATGAGGTTCTCCTTGGCGTCGGCGAGCGAGCGGTTTTGTAGGGCTCGTGGGCGGCTGGTCGAGGGGGCGGTCGGGGCCGCCCGGCATTGAGTACGTTAACGCGTCGAGAGCCAGATCTCAAACACATGTTCGAAGGACACGCCGGGCCGCTCTGGTTTCTGTCAGACCCCAATGGTAGAACGTTTGACACAGGTGTTCGATAGAACGATTGTTCGACTTGCGTCCGTTTGATCACCTCGTTGCGAACTCGTTCGGTCACCCTCTCCAGGGGGTGACGGGAGACGAGAACGCACAGGATTGTTCCGAGTTTTAGAGGAGATGCCATGTCTGCCGCAACCGAACTGCCCCCGGTCGTCTGCATTCCGGAGCGGGCCCGTGTGCGCGTGCGCCCGAACGCTCTGCGGGCTGTCCCACCGACCTCGACGGGTCGAGCGCAGCCATGTCGCACGCCGGTCGTCACCCCTCGGCGCCGCGTTGCGGTGGTGACTCGTCCGGAGGTCTCCGCCTTCGTGGAGGTCGGTGAGCAGTTCCGCCCGGCGCCGGTCGCTGACCCGGTTGAGGTGCGCGAGGAGCGACCCCTTGGCGAATCGATGCCACTGGTAGCCAATCGTCCACCTCTGGCCGTGGAGTCGGTCGGGCAGGTCGATGCGGGCATGCTCAGGCTCACCGCGCGGGGACGGGTGGTCCTCCTTCTTGCCGGCCTGGTGCTGAGCGTCGCGTTCCTCCTCGCGGCCCATGCCGGGGCAGGTGCATCCTCGGCCCGGCCCGCAGTGCATCAGCCAGTCGGCGTGCCGGCATCCACGGTTGTCGTACACGACGGAGACACCCTGTGGTCGATCGCGACGCGGGTTGATCCGACCGGCGATCCGCGGAATGCCGTGGAGCGACTGCGCAGACTCAACGGGTTGTCGAACCTGACGCTCATCCCGGGCCAGACGATCCGGACTCGGTGAACTTCGGCCTGAGCGTCGGTCGGGAAGGCGCCGACACGCGCAGGGCCAAGGAAATGTGAGGTTCTTGCGTGGAAGTGGAATTGGAACTAGCCTACCCCTACATGTAGTAGTTACACTGGTGTAAGTCATCCACAAGTTGGGTCTGGCTCTCCACAGGTGTGGTCTACGTCTCCACAAGTCATCCCCAACTTGTCGACACGTCATCCACAGCTGAGCCGATCCGAAGTGGCTCGCCCCAGCGGTGACAACCGCTTATAGGTCAACGGACAGAAGGGAAGGTGTGCCGCATATGCGCTGCCCTTACTGCCGCCACTCTGACTCGCGGGTCGTCGATTCTCGTGAACACGACGAGGGTCAGGTCATCCGCCGCCGGCGCAGCTGCCAAGCCTGCGGCCGACGCTTCACAACGGTCGAAGAGGCGACTCTCGCCGTCATCAAGCGCAGCGGGGTCACCGAGCCGTTCAGTCGCGCCAAGGTCGTGCACGGAGTGCGTCGCGCCTGCCAGGGACGCCCGGTCGACGATGATGCCCTTGCCCAGCTCGCCCAGCAGGTAGAGGACGCGGTCCGCGCGCGCGGCTTGGCCGAAGTTCCGAGCGACGAGGTTGGCCTGGCCATCCTCGGCCCGCTGCGTGAGCTCGACGAAGTCGCCTACCTGCGCTTTGCCAGCGTCTACAACGCCTTCAGTTCCATCGACGACTTCGAGAAGGCGATCGTCGAACTCCGTTCTGAACACCGCAATTCGCACAGCGACAGTCAGCCCCACCCGAACACCCGTTAGATCCCCCGCTCGGACTAGCACCTCGGTGCACAGTCCTGCATCCGTTACCCGACGAACGACCAACTAGCACCGTGAAGGGAAGTCCCGACTCATGACCGAGGCGATCAACAAGAGCGCAGCCAAGGGCTCGGCAGCCGAAGCAGCTGCCGCAACCACCACCTACCCCGCAAATGGTTTGGTGATCGAGCGCGTCTACACCACGGCCGGTCTTCACCCCTACGACGAGGTGAGCTGGGAGCGTCGCGACGTCGTCATGACGAACTGGCGCGACGGGTCGATCAACTTCGAGCAGCGTGGTGTGGAGTTCCCGGACTTCTGGTCGGTCAACGCCGCGAATATCGTGACGACCAAGTACTTCCGCGGTGCAGTCGGCAGCGAGACCCGTGAGTGGTCGCTGCGGCAGCTGATTGATCGGGTCGTCCTCAAGTACCGAGCGGCCGGCGTAGAGCACGGTTACTTCGCCTCGCCCGCCGACGCCGAACTCTTCGAGCATGAGCTCACCTGGATGTTGCTGCACCAGGTCTTCAGCTTCAACTCGCCCGTCTGGTTCAACGTCGGAACGACGTCGCCGCAGCAGGTCAGCGCCTGCTTCATCCTGGCCGTCGATGACACGATGGACTCGATCTTGAACTGGTACCGCGAAGAAGGCCTTATTTTCAAGGGTGGTTCTGGGGCCGGCCTAAATCTCTCCCGCATCCGCTCTTCGCGTGAGCTCCTCTCCTCCGGTGGTACGGCGTCCGGCCCCGTGAGTTTCATGCGTGGTGCTGACGCCTCCGCCGGCACGATCAAGTCCGGCGGCGCAACTCGCCGGGCCGCCAAGATGGTGGTGCTGGACATCGATCACCCTGACATCGAGGAGTTCGTCGAGACGAAGGCCCGCGAAGAGAACAAGATTCGCGTGCTGCGCGACGCCGGGTTCGACATGGATCTGGGTGGATCCGACATCACGTCGGTTCAGTACCAGAACGCGAACAACTCGGTACGGGTGTCTGACGAGTTCATGCGCGCCGTCGAGGAGGGACGCGAGTTCGGGCTCCGGTCGCGTACCGACAACTCGGTCATCGAATCGGTCGACGCTCGTGCCCTCTTCACCAAGGTCGCTCAGGCCGCGTGGGCCTGCGCCGATCCGGGCATCCAGTACGACGACACGATCAACGACTGGCACACCAACCCGGAGACGGGGCGGATCACGGCCTCGAACCCTTGCTCGGAATACATGAGCCTCGACAACACGTCGTGCAACCTGGCCTCGCTCAACCTGCTGAAGTTCCTGGGTGATGACAACGTCTTCGACGGGCAGAAGTTCGTCAAGGCGGTCGAGCTCATCATCACGGCGATGGACATCTCGATCTGCTTCGCCGACTTCCCGACCGAGGCCATCGGCGTCAACACCCGGGCATACCGCCAGCTGGGCATCGGCTACGCAAACCTCGGTGCGCTGCTGATGGCCTCGGGACTGGCCTACGACTCTGAGGGCGGACGAGCCTTGGCCGGCGCGATCACCTCGTTGATGACCGGTACGTCCTACCGGCGCTCGGCCGAGGTGGCCGGAATCGTCGGCGCCTACGACGGATATGCGCGCAACGCCAGCGCCCACACCCGGGTCATTCGCAAGCACGCTGCCGCCAACGACGCAGCGCGTCCGCTGCACCAGAATGACCGCACGCTCTACCAACTGGCCGCTGAGGAGTGGGCCAAGAGCCTTGAGATTGGCGCTCGTAACGGCTGGCGCAATGCTCAGGCCTCAGTGCTCGCACCCACCGGAACCATCGGTTTGATGATGGACTGTGACACCACTGGTGTGGAGCCGGACCTGGCGCTCGTGAAGTTCAAGAAGCTGGTCGGCGGTGGGTCGATGCAGATCGTGAACCAGACGGTTCCGCGGGCGCTGCGAGTCCTCGGATACCAGGAGGAGCAGATCGAGGCGATCGTCGAGTTCATCGCCGCGCACGGTCACGTCATCGATGCGCCCGGCCTGCGCCACGAGCACTACGAGGTCTTCGACTGCGCGATGGGTGCGCGGGCCATCAGCGCGATGGGTCACGTCCGGATGATGGCGGCGGCGCAGCCGTTCCTCTCGGGTGCCATCTCCAAGACGGTGAACCTGCCCGAGAGCGCGACCGTCGAGGAGATCGAAGAGGTCTACATGCAGGGCTGGAAGCTCGGCATCAAGGCCCTCGCCGTGTACCGGGACAACTGCAAGGTCGGCCAGCCGCTCTCGGCCGGGAACGGGGCGAAGGCCGACGCCGAGCCGGAGAAGGTCGTCGAGTTCCGCCCGACCCGCAAGCGGCTGCCGAAGGCTCGCCCGTCGCTCACCACGTCGTTCGCCGTCGGTGGCGCCGAGGGGTACATGACGGCCGGCTCCTACCCGGATGACGGTCTGGGCGAGGTCTTCCTCAAGCTCGGCAAGCAGGGCTCGACCCTCGCCGGCGTGATGGATGCCTTCTCGATCGCCATCTCGATCGCGTTGCAGCATGGTGTGCCGCTGGAGATCTACGTCCAGAAGTTCACGAACATGCGCTTCGAACCGGCCGGCCTCACCGATGACCCGGACATCCGGATGGCACAGTCGGTGCTCGATTACATCTTCCGCCGCCTTGCGTTGGACTACCTGCCGTTCGAGACTCGCTCCGCGCTCGGTATCCACACCGCGGCTGAGCGGACGCAGCAACTGGACACCGGTACGTACGCACCGGTCGAGGAGGATTTCGAGACGCTGGCCCAGTCGGCGTCGGTGGCTGCGCCTGTGACTCCGGCTGAGGGGACCGACCACGTCGTCGCCGAGACGGCCAAGCCGGCACCGCTGCAGGTTCACAGCTCGATGGAGTTGCTGGAGTCAATGATCGGAACCTCCGCCGACGCGCCACTCTGCATGAACTGCGGCACCAAGATGCGGATGGCCGGTAGCTGCTTCGTCTGTGAGGGATGTGGTTCCACCAGCGGCTGCAGCTAAAGACCGCGGCTAGTCCGCATCGTCCCGAAGAATCCGGGACGGTGTTCGGACGGTAGGCATCATGGCGAGGGGTGGAGTCCGAATGAGGACTCTGCCCCTCGCCATTCGTCTTCGTAAGGCAGACCGCTGGACGTGTTAGGCGAGCCTAAGTTAGGCTCACCTAACATGGCCGCGCAAGAGGGGCCGAAACATCCTCGGAGGTCAGGTGTACCGTCGCCGGCGCGGTTTCTCGATGAGTGCTCAGGTGCTGCTG
Coding sequences within it:
- a CDS encoding tRNA-i(6)A37 thiotransferase enzyme MiaB — its product is MTSPRTYAIRTYGCQMNVHDSERLSGLLESAGYQRAAADSGDEVDLVVFNTCAVRENADNRLYGNLGHLLPAKQRREGMQIAVGGCLAQKDRDGILETAPWVDVVFGTHNLASLPVLLERARHNASAQVEIVEALQNFPSDLPSRRDSPFSAWVSVSVGCDNTCTFCIVPSLRGAETDRRPGDVLAEIEALVATGVVEVTLLGQNVNSYGRSFGDRLAFGKLLRACGQIDGLDRVRFTSPHPRDFTDDVIDAMAETPNVCPQLHMPLQSGSDEILRAMRRSYRQQRYLQIIQNVRARMPHAAITTDIIVGFPGETEADFQLTLDTVAQARFASAFTFQYSKRPGTPAATMPNQIPKEIVQERYERLVALQETISGEQGNALIGTEVEVLVNSTDGRKDASTGRVSGRARDGRLVHVAVERAGGQEAATVAAGDVLRSRVTYAAPHHLVADDGIIEYRRWRGTGTATHSATVNGSMPALLSIGSRPPA
- a CDS encoding tRNA dimethylallyltransferase, which gives rise to MSEARGGRPEVVAVVGPTATGKSDLAVALARELDGEIINADSMQLYVGMDIGTAKLTIDERGGIVHHLLDVWPLSRSAAVAQYQALARAAIADVRQRGRLPILVGGSGLYLRGALDNLEFPGESPEIRGRLAAELDEFGSAQMHARLATLDAAAAEAILPTNSRRILRALEVIEITGAPFLATMPAFESVYECLQIGLDRGDLDQRVELRVDRMMEQGLLTEIRALLPYGLRESPTAGKALGYAQLLNCLNDAGEVTGDLQEAVAITVRATRRFVRRQRSWFRRDPRIRWLDGASADVAGQALRLALP
- a CDS encoding diaminopimelate epimerase, producing MDALRVVKGHGTENDFVIVPDIDNKLELTDDLVRAICDRRAGIGADGVLRVVGTGHEPTLAGHQPIAPYFMDYRNADGSIAEMCGNGVRVFVRYLQSEGLVGERVVVATRGGLKPTWLNDDGSISVEMGQPEILEQRPKVLVDGGERLDSSWALNIPNPHVIVPLGSVAELEALNLDRAPQVQAPLPDGQNIEFVVRLDSRHLRMRVHERGVGETRSCGTGICAAVVASALSEDAARDESRWRVDVPGGTCSVVWRADGSVVMTGPAVLVASIEFRGDWLARLRPNA
- a CDS encoding GTP-binding protein HflX produces the protein MNGEVGRGRVTLTVTMTESLDDDLALRSSGDDPFADEPLDAFDDDVVIDDSRRHIHGGSGTGDFELSERQALRRVAGLSTELQDVTEVEYRQLRLERVVLVGVWTAGTLAEAENSLAELARLAETAGSQVMDALIQRRDRPDPATYIGSGKAKELRDIVNGENADTVICDGELTPGQLRQLEQVVKVKVVDRTALILDIFAQHARSKEGKAQVELAQMQYMLPRLRGWGESLSRQVGGRAANGVGIGGRGPGETKIEIDRRRINTRMAKLRREIAGMKTARDVKRSRRLDHRVPSVVLAGYTNAGKSSLLNRLTDAGVLVENALFATLDPTVRRSETADGRIFTLADTVGFVRHLPHQLIEAFRSTLEEVAEADLILHVVDASDPDPQAQIRAVHEVLADIDATSVAEQIIFNKTDLADPAVLLQLRRLVPDALFVSARSGRGLDAVRALIEERLPRPDIQVSVLLPYTRGDLVARIHADAQMDSESHTEHGTAISARVSQELAGALEPFLQLDGVPST
- a CDS encoding sec-independent protein translocase protein TatA — its product is MGFDSPSHWLIVIAVVAVLFGYKKLPEMSRSVGRSLRIFKTEMKGLGDDDATRDAAAKSTETVVAPEAALPTPPPPAPPAPPVTNGADVSLNKPVPADRPATHE
- a CDS encoding repressor LexA → MPRNSGSDPSTPKQSSRGTAKASEGKTAAKTSAKRSPVIRGTGLPQPAAQAANAAAATKRKGSTAANSAALRVPGRAGAPTRMEIEALQATNVSEFPERLVRGDGLTVRQRRILEIIRDSVQDRGYPPSIREICELAGLSSTSSVAHQLRALEQKGYLRRDPNRPRAVDVRLADDPAHGSVAEDVPQVPTPAYVPVVGRIAAGGPILAEELVEDVFPLPRALVGEGTLFLLKVVGESMVDAAISDGDWVVVRQQPNANNGDIVAAMIDGEATVKTFQRREGKVWLLPHNTAYQPIDGTNATVLGRVVTVLRKL
- a CDS encoding LysM domain-containing protein; protein product: MSAATELPPVVCIPERARVRVRPNALRAVPPTSTGRAQPCRTPVVTPRRRVAVVTRPEVSAFVEVGEQFRPAPVADPVEVREERPLGESMPLVANRPPLAVESVGQVDAGMLRLTARGRVVLLLAGLVLSVAFLLAAHAGAGASSARPAVHQPVGVPASTVVVHDGDTLWSIATRVDPTGDPRNAVERLRRLNGLSNLTLIPGQTIRTR
- a CDS encoding transcriptional repressor NrdR, whose protein sequence is MRCPYCRHSDSRVVDSREHDEGQVIRRRRSCQACGRRFTTVEEATLAVIKRSGVTEPFSRAKVVHGVRRACQGRPVDDDALAQLAQQVEDAVRARGLAEVPSDEVGLAILGPLRELDEVAYLRFASVYNAFSSIDDFEKAIVELRSEHRNSHSDSQPHPNTR